In Schistocerca gregaria isolate iqSchGreg1 unplaced genomic scaffold, iqSchGreg1.2 ptg001247l, whole genome shotgun sequence, a single genomic region encodes these proteins:
- the LOC126330063 gene encoding diphosphomevalonate decarboxylase-like — MNDIAIVTCSAPINIAIVKYWGKRDNELILPINSSLSTTLSQDDFKTVTTVMASKSFQRDRVWLNGIELDKLDRRLQNCIRNLREKANERKNERNFQNMCLHICSYNNFPTSAGLASSASGYACLVYAIASLFHLEERWAGELSTCARLGSGSACRSMYGGWVKWEKGRNQADGNDSIAVQIADQRHWPDIVVLILVFSQQQKPISSTEAMQRSMETSTLLPYRAEHIVHHRIELLENAIMTKNFDTFAKLVMQESNQFHAICLDTYPPIMYLNEQSKSLIKLLSKYNEYHKMIKAAYTFDAGPNAVIYTLKENFQELKRVLNYYYPRSEADWEPELIPDQLSTYLDLPVIKNALKHIIYTNIGGGPKVWPSGPHLLDIATGLPYAEKVHAPPPEPSEPF; from the exons ATGAATGATATCGCCATAGTTACATGCAGCGCCCCAATAAATATAGCGATTGTAAAGTATTGGGGTAAACGCGACAACGAACTGATCCTACCTATCAATTCAAGTCTGAGCACGACACTCAGCCAGGATGATTTCAAAACAGTAACTACAGTCATGGCCAGTAAAAGCTTTCAAAGAGACAGGGTCTGGTTGAATGGCAT AGAACTAGACAAGCTTGACCGAAGGTTGCAGAACTGTATCCGGAACCTccgcgagaaagcaaatgaaaggaaaaacgAAA GGAATTTTCAAAACATGTGCCTGCATATTTGCAGTTACAACAACTTTCCTACATCTGCAGGACTGGCATCGAGCGCCTCTGGCTATGCCTGTCTTGTATATGCTATTGCCTCACTTTTTCACCTTGAGGAAAGGTGGGCAGGCGAACTTTCTACCTGCGCCCGCCTGGGCTCAGGAAGCGCCTGTCGTAGCATGTATGGTGGATGGGTCAAGTGGGAAAAAGGAAGAAACCAAGCCGATGGGAACGATAGCATAGCCGTCCAAATAGCTGACCAGCGCCATTGGCCAGATATAGTAGTTTTAATTCTTGTTTTTTCTCAACAGCAAAAACCAATCAGTAGTACAGAAGCTATGCAAAGATCTATGGAGACAAGTACATTACTCCCTTATCGAGCAGAGCATATTGTACATCACAGAATCGAGTTATTAGAAAATGCTATTATGACCAAAAATTTTGATACATTCGCGAAACTCGTTATGCAAGAATCGAACCAATTTCATGCTATCTGCCTCGATACCTATCCTCCAATTATGTACCTGAATGAGCAATCCAAAAGTCTAATCAAACTCCTATCAAAATATAACGAATACCACAAAATGATCAAAGCCGCGTACACTTTCGACGCCGGGCCCAATGCGGTCATTTACACATTGAAAGAAAACTTTCAGGAACTCAAGCGCGTTTTGAATTACTATTATCCACGCTCGGAAGCAGACTGGGAGCCAGAATTGATTCCAGACCAACTTTCAACCTACCTTGACTTGCCCGTAATAAAAAATGCTCTGAAACATATCATCTACACAAATATCGGCGGTGGACCCAAAGTATGGCCATCTGGTCCTCACTTGCTCGATATCGCCACGGGACTTCCTTATGCAGAAAAGGTGCACGCCCCACCCCCTGAACCATCAGAACCATTTTGA
- the LOC126330059 gene encoding uncharacterized protein LOC126330059 isoform X1: protein MFWRCNTMSTLPTPSSEPPVVRGAEDSNIFILVNLLSGYTSKDLKRLISCEDSAYFEIVRGDVQNARQNVNITTLCQLLPDHILLCLLREDEKYWIPYIIKAYKLLFHVLSLIKKRGSYSAHVVIDQYIFNKILDSVILSTVISIQIMARTEDCYKYQLNSEFLFHSFLVLDYLLSSELQMQKAELTEMVSVHPKACVFIVAILDMLSLILHHRKLLPSREDGRYHFTTTRAIVSILDILNILCTSEGFMVMFIEKSKGHSLVESFLIIFKNHEQFGASAYYSALKLLNRLCDGKYSFLQTIAKLPENINFDQIVKLTICTALSLVTKPSCTDTVKSEAAKFLLTLSQNEHYTQKIINFGTKFFLEYFSLSSNEFMKNLNSAAADVVIYLFVTVGYLHAYQPKGDGHSFLETVLEILNNACGNGLLLKKSYSIKNQIYIPVILANLNSVLYYLVYNQSYREELSVQVTKQQAVISINFRKDLEKMLDFDNSSFDEMISQQFDKWTDSPNEKLEYFSNTTTSARRSVPASGMAINHLTPTKKKSKKTAS from the exons ATGTTTTGGCGTTGCAATACAATGTCAACACTTCCGACTCCTTCTTCGGAGCCGCCGGTAGTTCGTGGCGCTGAAGATTCGAATATATTCATATTGGTAAATCTACTTTCTGGATATACGTCGAAGGATCTTAAACGATTAATTTCTTGTGAGG ACAGTGCCTATTTTGAAATTGTTCGAGGCGACGTTCAGAATGCACgacaaaatgtgaacatcacaacaCTATGCCAGTTGCTTCCTGATCACATTTTGTTGTGCTTATTGAGGGAGGATGAGAAATATTGGATACCCTACATAATCAAGGCTTACAAGCTGCTATTTCATGTTTTGAGTCTTATAAAAAAAAGAGGCAGTTATTCGGCGCATGTGGTGATAGATCAGTacattttcaacaagatattgGACTCGGTGATTTTATCTACG GTCATTAGTATACAAATTATGGCTAGAACAGAAG atTGCTACAAGTACCAATTAAATTCggaatttttgtttcatagtttcttgGTTTTGGATTACTTGCTCAGTTCTGAATTACAGATGCAAAAGGCAGAATTGACGGAAATGGTGTCAGTGCATCCTAAGGCATGCGTGTTTATTGTGGCTATCCTCGACATGTTGAGCCTCATATTGCATCACCGGAAGCTACTTCCATCTCGAGAAGATGGGAGATACCATTTCACCACCACGCGTGCGATTGTTTCAATTCTTGATATTTTGAACATCCTTTGCACGTCTGAAGGCTTCATGGTCATGTTTATCGAGAAGAGCAAAGGGCATTCGCTGGTCGAATCTTTTTTGATCATCTTCAAAAACCACGAACAGTTTGGTGCATCTGCATACTATTCGGCGCTCAAATTACTGAATCGCTTGTGCGATGGGAAGTATTCCTTTCTGCAGACGATAGCCAAGCTACCTGAGAATATAAACTTCGACCAGATCGTGAAGCTGACTATCTGCACTGCTTTGAGTCTAGTAACGAAACCGAGTTGCACTGATACCGTCAAAAGCGAGGCCGCCAAGTTTTTGCTTACGTTATCTCAGAACGAACATTACACTCAAAAAATCATCAATTTTGGTACCAAATTTTTCCTTgaatatttttctctttcttcGAATGAATTCATGAAAAACTTAAACTCTGCAGCCGCCGATGTCGTGATTTATTTGTTCGTCACGGTTGGCTACCTGCACGCTTATCAACCTAAAGGAGATGGTCATTCTTTTTTGGAAACGGTCTTGGAGATTTTGAACAACGCATGTGGAAATGGGCTTCTGTTAAAGAAGTCATACTCGATCAAGAACCAAATATATATTCCGGTCATCTTAGCTAACCTCAACTCTGTACTTTATTATTTAGTCTACAATCAAAGTTATAGAGAAGAGTTGTCAGTCCAAGTGACCAAGCAGCAAGCTGTCATCTCAATCAACTTCCGAAAAGACCTTGAAAAGATGCTGGATTTTGACAACAGTTCGTTCGACGAAATGATCTCCCAGCAGTTTGATAAGTGGACAGATAGCCCAAACGAAAAATTAGAGTATTTTTCGAATACGACAACTTCGGCAAGGCGTAGCGTGCCCGCTTCTGGAATGGCGATCAACCATTTGACACCTACcaagaaaaaaagcaaaaaaacgGCTTCTTAA
- the LOC126330059 gene encoding uncharacterized protein LOC126330059 isoform X2 codes for MARTEDCYKYQLNSEFLFHSFLVLDYLLSSELQMQKAELTEMVSVHPKACVFIVAILDMLSLILHHRKLLPSREDGRYHFTTTRAIVSILDILNILCTSEGFMVMFIEKSKGHSLVESFLIIFKNHEQFGASAYYSALKLLNRLCDGKYSFLQTIAKLPENINFDQIVKLTICTALSLVTKPSCTDTVKSEAAKFLLTLSQNEHYTQKIINFGTKFFLEYFSLSSNEFMKNLNSAAADVVIYLFVTVGYLHAYQPKGDGHSFLETVLEILNNACGNGLLLKKSYSIKNQIYIPVILANLNSVLYYLVYNQSYREELSVQVTKQQAVISINFRKDLEKMLDFDNSSFDEMISQQFDKWTDSPNEKLEYFSNTTTSARRSVPASGMAINHLTPTKKKSKKTAS; via the exons ATGGCTAGAACAGAAG atTGCTACAAGTACCAATTAAATTCggaatttttgtttcatagtttcttgGTTTTGGATTACTTGCTCAGTTCTGAATTACAGATGCAAAAGGCAGAATTGACGGAAATGGTGTCAGTGCATCCTAAGGCATGCGTGTTTATTGTGGCTATCCTCGACATGTTGAGCCTCATATTGCATCACCGGAAGCTACTTCCATCTCGAGAAGATGGGAGATACCATTTCACCACCACGCGTGCGATTGTTTCAATTCTTGATATTTTGAACATCCTTTGCACGTCTGAAGGCTTCATGGTCATGTTTATCGAGAAGAGCAAAGGGCATTCGCTGGTCGAATCTTTTTTGATCATCTTCAAAAACCACGAACAGTTTGGTGCATCTGCATACTATTCGGCGCTCAAATTACTGAATCGCTTGTGCGATGGGAAGTATTCCTTTCTGCAGACGATAGCCAAGCTACCTGAGAATATAAACTTCGACCAGATCGTGAAGCTGACTATCTGCACTGCTTTGAGTCTAGTAACGAAACCGAGTTGCACTGATACCGTCAAAAGCGAGGCCGCCAAGTTTTTGCTTACGTTATCTCAGAACGAACATTACACTCAAAAAATCATCAATTTTGGTACCAAATTTTTCCTTgaatatttttctctttcttcGAATGAATTCATGAAAAACTTAAACTCTGCAGCCGCCGATGTCGTGATTTATTTGTTCGTCACGGTTGGCTACCTGCACGCTTATCAACCTAAAGGAGATGGTCATTCTTTTTTGGAAACGGTCTTGGAGATTTTGAACAACGCATGTGGAAATGGGCTTCTGTTAAAGAAGTCATACTCGATCAAGAACCAAATATATATTCCGGTCATCTTAGCTAACCTCAACTCTGTACTTTATTATTTAGTCTACAATCAAAGTTATAGAGAAGAGTTGTCAGTCCAAGTGACCAAGCAGCAAGCTGTCATCTCAATCAACTTCCGAAAAGACCTTGAAAAGATGCTGGATTTTGACAACAGTTCGTTCGACGAAATGATCTCCCAGCAGTTTGATAAGTGGACAGATAGCCCAAACGAAAAATTAGAGTATTTTTCGAATACGACAACTTCGGCAAGGCGTAGCGTGCCCGCTTCTGGAATGGCGATCAACCATTTGACACCTACcaagaaaaaaagcaaaaaaacgGCTTCTTAA
- the LOC126330056 gene encoding uncharacterized protein LOC126330056, which produces MPHEKCYIPYPYTKPWFFSNLWAQRARYATSFKLESCTVQTSRFWIRPAMFSLSRSSNLVKCDVHTLPNAPHPFARSDPPSSCKNNGPDLFDELRSINQKYRAQIHTMETWLKESKQDFDALESDHLTLLTQFKQAKKLFYQKSLETLELQARLSKIVCRCQEAKAFSCDRQIYQQPKDGHSKSQVQAPMSVHNSMDCIKFSEARLAEKLEAEDAQLESPTSILTQPYHERDEKRDWLEKCLIESQLTLAQTKKAFEESVKKVSMLQNALLEAMLEIAKLRRQLSLPEMPSLLVSPLNIKTASCSDQTSECSFNLLSTDKTASANLRFEPYRKIQKLIGHQMHIPTANSKDICTNTPEAQNTYLQIISIYHFITALFETLGFNQNEIPLLESTLSKRTPLTDSIIFVDKPNQLFQKDQAIPHFFPLFFHRSQFNSENVPKSLKNSVRSKRAQKDCATANFDIHSPSIKNQNAFVRHTCWHDRHSNTNQNLASCSKTPFLAEVISIYRHVLTPQLAFSEQKSDPLHNTSRPIKNRQEFHFRCLRLLLVLKYFQNFEKSVLENYQTLQFHHGHSFIRVYSCLFGCIVALIMMFFATFSGSMWSAMNTNNRYCS; this is translated from the exons ATGCCTCATGAAAAATGTTATATCCCCTATCCATATACAAAGCCTTGGTTTTTCTCGAATTTGTGGGCTCAACGAGCGCGTTatgcgacctctttcaaactcgaaTCATGTACAGTTCAAACGAGTCGATTCTGGATTCGACCTGCCATGTTCTCCCTTTCTCGTTCGTCCAATTTGGTTAAATGCGATGTGCACACGCTTCCAAACGCGCCCCATCCGTTCGCTCGTTCCGACCCGCCCAGCTCGTGCAAAAATAACGGTCCCGACCTGTTTGATGAACTCAGGTCCATCAACCAAAAATACCGGGCACAAATACACACTATGGAGACATGGCTGAAAGAAAGCAAACAAGATTTCGACGCGTTAGAAAGTGACCATTTGACGCTCCTAACTCAGTTCAAACAAGCCAAAAAACTATTCTACCAAAAATCTCTAGAAACACTCGAACTTCAAGCAAGACTGTCCAAAATCGTCTGCCGATGCCAAGAAGCCAAGGCGTTCAGTTGCGATAGACAAATCTATCAACAACCCAAGGATGGGCACTCAAAATCTCAAGTCCAGGCTCCTATGTCCGTCCACAATTCAATGGATTGTATCAAATTCTCCGAAGCAAGACTGGCAGAAAAACTTGAGGCAGAAGATGCTCAGCTAGAAAGCCCAACATCTATACTGACACAACCTTACCATGAAAGAGACGAAAAAAGAGATTGGTTAGAAAAATGTTTGATAGAGTCACAGCTGACACTCGCGCAGACCAAAAAAGCATTCGAAGAATCTGTAAAAAAAGTGTCGATGTTACAGAATGCCCTCCtagaagcaatgctggaaatagCTAAGTTGAGGAGACAACTTTCATTGCCGGAAATGCCAAGTCTACTTGTTTCGCCTCTAAATATAAAGACCGCTTCTTGCTCAGACCAAACTTCAGAATGTTCATTCAATTTGCTATCTACCGACAAAACCGCCTCTGCAAATCTGAGATTCGAACCGTATCGAAAAATTCAAAAACTAATCGGCCATCAAATGCATATACCCACAGCAAATTCAAAAGACATCTGCACCAATACGCCAGAAGCTCAAAACACTTACCTACAGATCATCTCTATCTACCATTTTATAACCGCCTTGTTCGAAACGCTGGGATTCAACCAAAATGAAATCCCCTTGTTGGAATCGACGCTTTCAAAAAGAACTCCACTTACAGATTCTATTATCTTTGTCGATAAACCTAATCAATTATTCCAAAAAGATCAAGCAATCCCTCACtttttccctctcttctttcaccGTAGCCAATTCAATAGCGAAAATGTTCCCAAGTCTCTAAAAAATTCTGTGCGGTCAAAACGCGCCCAAAAAGATTGTGCTACTGCCAATTTCGACATCCACTCACCGTCAATAAAAAACCAAAATGCATTCGTCCGACATACTTGTTGGCACGACCGCCATT CCAATACCAATCAAAACTTGGCCAGCTGCTCTAAAACACCTTTCTTGGCCGAAGTTATATCCATTTATAGGCATGTACTGACGCCACAACTGGCCTTCTCGGAACAAAAATCAGACCCCTTACATAACACTTCGCGCCCCATAAAAAATCGTCAGGAATTCCACTTTCGCTGCCTGCGCCTTTTGCTCGTGTTGAAGTACTTCCAAAACTTCGAAAAATCTGTCTTAGAAAACTATCAAACTTTGCAATTTCACCATGGCCACTCTTTCATTCGTGTCTATTCATGTTTGTTCGGATGCATTGTAGCACTTATAATGATGTTTTTTGCGACCTTCTCTGGATCCATGTGGTCGGCCATGAATACCAACAATCGTTATTGCAGTTGA
- the LOC126330068 gene encoding uncharacterized protein LOC126330068, translating to MTDSAAMQLPKLQADAEGAYSQEIERAFNVCQRIIDNPPEEYRLVKQAVLGLVHLSAKRRDLRSRAMLKILQVVRDPSVYRSNPRRYAVHSIACMTYYDKELIGVCTQMFMQLVKPTGENSQYVRKAAFVALSRIGRRYPAFQEPMFPLFMKYYNDSKIKESVLWGIIIGLGRMAQSNALLRSEFASEWIRWCSHRSFRLRWAGIKGLGHACCPIGDVINDENLENQCFEISMAFLIHGGTEGIQSVVDRDLKSCTNEELWKKEEVYLVQYAATQALSLLLRSNPDKWWRKISPVFGELLLNSKIASMIKATVMITYGKIAFYLSPVNPYYTAIKDLLMKLTENENILVSEPATYGLVNFALAHAEIYDSTKALVASKLGAPIEKAGHKELLYFLKTWCKLISKNYTPILNLCSKVISIHSGQDFSKCLVASKVPAVNFGPESADEERKTDQKSKRHHTSGPSPDQIVKQVARDSVMLYELCTQFSTSVLESALFPIDDVTVLDNRSFLDNLRTLILKYSAKSDKSTINQNGLVKLYERLYNLDPCMKEPIVMILKYPNVLDDAFWLSNFKLVILNMTSLRGSSSDVRTISHEESKPRSPKSTDYNPVRYPHQPQYDASQAQQLASLASSTTFPMEPYHPDVWRAGKYPFFPQQPIPVNPNPPPLAPIYPPDRDLLSLPISDDVRNALIEILTNALQSTSPPSQPSIIDGIEDTLKRILVHPNRVELLSAISTNPQLSSLLQQFLKKSTEQQFPECNLFNNFPVPKQNPVTYPHHPPYFPYHPNPGNIAHGPQQHINYPPPQEPYNPQPPSFVPSYLPPHNEPPSLAPLGSGPVYSSFPRGQNFGGNQRPTNRPYLPSVSKKRNRGELERPYH from the coding sequence GTGATTTGCGTTCTAGAGCGATGCTGAAGATATTGCAGGTGGTGAGGGATCCGTCAGTGTACAGATCGAACCCCCGTCGCTATGCCGTACATAGTATTGCGTGTATGACTTATTATGACAAGGAGTTAATTGGGGTATGTACACAGATGTTTATGCAATTGGTGAAACCGACGGGGGAGAACAGTCAGTACGTTCGGAAGGCGGCATTCGTGGCGTTATCTAGGATAGGGAGGAGGTACCCGGCCTTTCAGGAGCCGATGTTTCctttgtttatgaaatattacaacgATTCAAAGATCAAGGAGTCTGTCCTCTGGGGGATTATCATTGGTTTGGGAAGGATGGCTCAGAGCAACGCGCTCTTGAGGTCAGAGTTTGCAAGCGAGTGGATCCGTTGGTGTTCCCATAGATCCTTTCGTTTAAGATGGGCGGGCATCAAGGGGCTAGGACACGCTTGTTGCCCAATAGGAGACGTCATTAACGACGAAAATTTAGAAAATCAATGTTTCGAGATTTCAATGGCATTTTTGATTCACGGCGGGACAGAAGGCATCCAATCCGTAGTAGACAGAGATCTGAAGTCCTGTACGAATGAGGAACTCTGGAAGAAGGAAGAAGTTTATTTGGTTCAATATGCGGCAACGCAGGCACTGAGTTTGCTGCTGAGATCGAATCCAGATAAATGGTGGAGAAAAATTTCGCCTGTCTTCGGTGAGCTGTTGTTGAACTCCAAAATCGCCTCGATGATAAAGGCAACCGTCATGATCACGTATGGAAAGATCGCATTCTACCTCTCGCCAGTGAATCCATATTATACAGCCATCAAAGATCTGTTGATGAAACTGAccgaaaatgaaaacattttggtCTCAGAACCTGCGACTTATGGACTGGTCAATTTTGCCCTCGCCCACGCAGAAATATACGACTCAACTAAAGCTCTGGTAGCCTCCAAACTGGGCGCACCAATCGAAAAGGCCGGACATAAAGAACTTCTCTATTTCCTGAAAACTTGGTGTAAACTCATCTCTAAAAACTACACACCCATTCTCAACCTCTGTTCCAAAGTCATCTCTATTCACTCCGGACAAGACTTCTCGAAGTGCCTGGTCGCCTCTAAGGTACCTGCCGTCAACTTCGGACCAGAATCTGCCGACGAAGAACGAAAAACCGACCAAAAGTCGAAGCGCCACCACACTTCCGGACCTTCTCCTGACCAAATCGTCAAGCAAGTCGCGAGGGACTCAGTAATGCTCTACGAACTGTGTACTCAATTCAGCACCTCCGTTCTCGAATCTGCTCTCTTCCCTATCGATGACGTAACCGTTCTCGACAATCGGTCCTTCCTAGATAACCTAAGAACTCTAATCTTGAAGTACTCCGCTAAATCCGATAAGAGTACTATTAACCAAAATGGACTGGTGAAGCTCTATGAACGACTATACAACCTCGATCCGTGCATGAAAGAACCCATCGTCATGATACTGAAGTACCCAAATGTTCTTGACGACGCCTTTTGGCTTTCAAACTTCAAACTCGTCATACTTAACATGACCAGCCTTCGTGGCTCTTCTTCCGATGTCCGCACGATCAGCCATGAAGAAAGCAAACCCCGTTCCCCTAAATCCACAGACTATAATCCAGTGCGCTATCCTCATCAACCTCAATACGACGCCTCCCAAGCCCAGCAACTCGCCTCTCTAGCCAGTAGTACAACCTTCCCAATGGAACCTTATCACCCGGACGTTTGGCGAGCCGGTAAATACCCCTTCTTTCCTCAACAACCTATCCCTGTGAACCCCAATCCTCCCCCCCTCGCACCCATCTACCCCCCGGACAGAGACCTCCTTTCACTCCCTATCAGCGATGACGTCAGAAACGCCCTCATCGAAATCCTGACAAACGCACTTCAATCTACAAGTCCGCCATCCCAACCTTCTATTATCGACGGCATTGAAGACACTTTGAAACGCATTCTCGTCCACCCAAACCGCGTAGAACTCCTCTCCGCCATATCTACAAATCCACAACTCTCCTCACTGTTACAGCAATTTCTCAAAAAGTCAACCGAACAACAATTCCCTGAATGCAACTTATTCAACAACTTCCCTGTACCCAAACAAAACCCTGTGACCTATCCTCACCATCCCCCCTATTTCCCCTACCACCCAAatccaggaaacattgctcacggTCCTCAACAACACATAAACTATCCACCCCCCCAAGAACCTTACAACCCTCAACCTCCATCGTTTGTCCCCTCTTACTTGCCACCACACAATGAACCCCCCTCACTCGCTCCGCTTGGCAGCGGACCAGTCTACTCTTCTTTTCCACGGGGCCAAAACTTTGGCGGTAATCAACGCCCGACGAACAGACCTTATCTTCCCTCTGTCTCCAAAAAAAGAAATAGAGGTGAACTCGAACGACCTTACCATTAA